A portion of the Bifidobacterium lemurum genome contains these proteins:
- the yajC gene encoding preprotein translocase subunit YajC, with product MVAMIGMMWWQSRKAKQQQAERQDFRANLQPGTEIITIGGVIGKVVSVDVQYEEIVIDSEGSLMRFSFNAISKEYVRPAYVSDDEVDENGNPIEQNDDEAQVPMDQALESAENAAETTETVEAKVVDTEVADEQPQEAAK from the coding sequence ATGGTCGCTATGATCGGCATGATGTGGTGGCAGTCCCGCAAGGCCAAGCAGCAGCAGGCGGAGCGTCAGGACTTCCGCGCCAACCTGCAGCCGGGCACCGAGATCATCACCATCGGCGGCGTGATCGGCAAGGTCGTCTCCGTGGACGTCCAGTACGAGGAGATCGTCATCGACTCCGAAGGCTCGCTGATGCGTTTCTCCTTCAACGCGATCAGCAAGGAATACGTGCGTCCCGCCTACGTCTCCGACGATGAGGTGGATGAAAACGGCAACCCGATCGAGCAGAACGACGACGAGGCGCAGGTGCCGATGGACCAGGCGCTCGAATCGGCGGAGAACGCGGCCGAGACGACCGAAACCGTCGAAGCCAAGGTCGTGGACACCGAGGTTGCCGACGAGCAGCCGCAGGAAGCCGCCAAGTAA
- the ruvB gene encoding Holliday junction branch migration DNA helicase RuvB: MDETPAYGQSNTGANEESLRMVSSQPIGNEPVSDEELRPHALDGFIGQPTLKAQLQLFLDAARKRDVPPDHILLAGPPGLGKTTLAMIVANELGVPIRVTSGPAIQHAGDLASILSSLDTGEVLFIDEIHRLPRAAEELLYIAMEDFRVDVMVGKGPGATSIPLTLPRFTVIGATTREGMLPSPLRARFGFTAHLDFYPIDELERLIDRSAGVLGVNLDEGAAAQLAMRSRGTPRIANRLLRRVRDWAIVHDLIVVRSADVKEALDLYQIDAEGLDRLDIAVLKAIVTNFNGGPVGLNNLAAMVGEESETVETVCEPYLVREGFLARTPRGRIATEKAWRHLGLVPQDDVSKLF; the protein is encoded by the coding sequence CTGGACGAAACCCCCGCATACGGCCAGTCGAACACCGGAGCGAACGAGGAATCCCTGCGCATGGTCTCCTCCCAGCCCATCGGCAACGAGCCGGTGAGCGACGAGGAGTTGCGCCCCCACGCGCTCGACGGCTTCATCGGACAACCGACCCTCAAAGCGCAGCTGCAGCTGTTTTTGGATGCCGCGCGCAAACGCGACGTTCCGCCCGACCATATCCTGCTCGCGGGCCCTCCCGGATTGGGCAAAACCACATTGGCGATGATCGTGGCCAACGAGTTGGGCGTGCCTATCCGCGTCACCTCCGGCCCCGCCATCCAGCATGCCGGTGATCTCGCTTCAATCCTGAGCTCGCTCGATACCGGCGAGGTGCTGTTCATCGACGAAATCCACCGTCTGCCGCGCGCGGCCGAGGAACTGTTGTATATCGCGATGGAGGATTTCCGCGTGGATGTGATGGTGGGCAAGGGACCCGGCGCCACGTCCATTCCGCTCACCCTGCCGCGGTTCACGGTGATCGGCGCCACCACGCGCGAAGGCATGCTGCCCTCGCCTCTGCGCGCGCGTTTCGGTTTCACCGCGCATCTCGACTTCTATCCGATCGACGAGCTGGAGCGGCTGATCGATCGCTCGGCCGGCGTGTTGGGCGTCAATCTCGACGAGGGCGCGGCCGCCCAGCTGGCCATGCGTTCGCGGGGCACGCCGCGTATCGCCAACCGTCTGCTGCGCCGCGTGCGCGACTGGGCCATCGTGCACGATCTCATCGTGGTGCGCTCCGCGGACGTCAAGGAGGCGTTGGATCTCTATCAGATCGACGCGGAGGGTCTGGATCGTCTGGACATCGCCGTGCTCAAGGCAATCGTGACCAATTTCAACGGCGGACCGGTGGGATTGAACAATCTCGCGGCCATGGTGGGGGAGGAGTCCGAAACCGTGGAGACGGTGTGCGAGCCGTATCTGGTGCGCGAGGGATTCCTCGCCCGCACGCCGCGCGGCCGCATCGCAACCGAGAAGGCGTGGAGGCATCTGGGATTGGTTCCCCAGGATGATGTCAGCAAGCTCTTTTAG
- the ruvA gene encoding Holliday junction branch migration protein RuvA, with product MIGMLTGRVESVDADSALIDVGGVGYEVRMPAADLGRIHMGQEVRVHTYLNVSQDAITLHGFLDAAAKKTFLQLIKVSGIGPKVAQSLLSTLTPGQLARAIADNDATALAKAPGLGKKGAQKIILELKGSIDLSQVEGAAASANAQTAEEDAGTHQVVEGLMSLGWRQQDAEQAVAEACRDNAIDTPLAAEDVPRVLRLALTLMDRGR from the coding sequence ATGATTGGAATGCTGACCGGGCGGGTGGAATCCGTGGATGCCGATTCCGCGCTGATCGACGTCGGGGGAGTGGGATACGAGGTGCGTATGCCTGCCGCCGATCTGGGCCGCATCCACATGGGCCAGGAGGTGCGCGTCCACACCTATCTCAATGTGTCGCAGGACGCCATCACCCTGCACGGTTTCCTCGACGCCGCCGCGAAGAAAACCTTCCTGCAGCTGATCAAGGTCTCCGGCATCGGCCCCAAGGTCGCCCAGTCGCTGCTTTCCACGCTCACGCCCGGCCAGCTGGCCCGCGCGATCGCGGACAACGACGCCACGGCCCTCGCCAAAGCGCCCGGTTTGGGCAAGAAGGGCGCGCAGAAGATCATCCTCGAGCTCAAGGGATCAATCGATTTGAGCCAGGTCGAGGGAGCCGCCGCGTCCGCGAACGCCCAGACAGCCGAAGAGGACGCCGGCACGCATCAGGTGGTCGAAGGCCTGATGTCGCTCGGCTGGCGTCAGCAGGACGCCGAACAGGCGGTGGCCGAAGCGTGCCGAGACAACGCCATCGACACGCCGCTCGCAGCCGAGGATGTGCCGCGCGTGCTGCGGCTCGCTTTGACTCTTATGGATAGGGGACGCTGA